In the Candidatus Eisenbacteria bacterium genome, one interval contains:
- a CDS encoding LPXTG cell wall anchor domain-containing protein: MDSRTLLPPDLSVGMAMRAEFLLMENGQFYARRVIPNRGYSYSKAPRASISSDPIEGVDPVALETAPVAVNSEPVAIERVPLEDHRVNEVSTTTPTMAQTTDADVSATAEAISDDDDTLPQTGSRSPMIATFGLFAVAAATGLLLARRPRRARRYPRWTAW; this comes from the coding sequence ATGGACTCGCGCACGCTGTTGCCGCCCGATCTGTCGGTCGGCATGGCCATGCGCGCCGAGTTCCTCCTGATGGAGAACGGGCAGTTCTACGCACGGCGCGTGATTCCGAATCGGGGCTACAGCTACAGCAAGGCGCCTCGCGCGAGCATTTCGTCCGACCCGATCGAAGGCGTGGATCCGGTCGCGCTCGAGACCGCGCCGGTCGCGGTCAACAGCGAGCCGGTCGCGATCGAGCGTGTTCCGCTCGAAGACCATCGCGTGAACGAAGTCTCGACCACGACGCCGACGATGGCGCAGACGACCGATGCGGATGTCTCCGCGACGGCCGAGGCGATCAGCGACGATGACGACACGCTGCCGCAGACCGGAAGCCGCTCGCCGATGATCGCCACGTTCGGGCTGTTCGCGGTCGCGGCTGCGACCGGGCTCCTGCTCGCGCGTCGCCCGCGCCGCGCGCGTCGCTATCCGCGCTGGACGGCGTGGTAA